One Allostreptomyces psammosilenae DNA segment encodes these proteins:
- a CDS encoding helix-turn-helix domain-containing protein has product MSRRRDAEEGASESARELADSLRRLRARSGLTLTALAERTPYSKSSWERYLNGKNLPPRQAVASFAQAVGVRPDRLLVLWELAVRAQPARGRRPAGPGEDAVVGAEAEPTGGRLLAAASPVSFRAVVGVVALAFLAGLLTGWALGRGSGHLPGRSVTRSAGHAPGHAPGHSTGHATGVTAGPTVLPH; this is encoded by the coding sequence GTGTCGCGGCGACGTGACGCGGAGGAGGGGGCGTCCGAGAGCGCCCGGGAACTGGCCGACAGCCTGCGGCGGTTGCGCGCGCGCAGCGGGCTGACACTGACGGCGCTGGCGGAGCGCACGCCGTACAGCAAGTCGTCGTGGGAGCGGTACCTCAACGGCAAGAACCTGCCGCCACGCCAGGCCGTGGCCTCGTTCGCCCAGGCCGTGGGGGTCCGGCCGGACCGGCTGCTCGTGCTGTGGGAGTTGGCGGTACGGGCGCAGCCCGCGCGGGGGCGCCGGCCGGCCGGGCCGGGGGAGGACGCCGTGGTCGGGGCGGAGGCGGAGCCGACCGGGGGGCGGCTGCTCGCCGCGGCCTCCCCCGTTTCCTTCCGCGCCGTGGTCGGTGTGGTGGCGCTGGCCTTCCTCGCGGGGCTGCTCACCGGCTGGGCGCTCGGCCGGGGTAGCGGCCACCTTCCCGGGCGCTCGGTCACACGCTCGGCCGGGCACGCGCCCGGGCACGCGCCCGGGCACTCGACCGGGCACGCGACCGGGGTGACGGCAGGCCCGACCGTGCTCCCACACTGA
- a CDS encoding carbonic anhydrase: MSVDNDRRTLIRTALAGTAALGAGALSLAGATTASAGETAATRATDPHSVWHALLEGNRRWRTYHQLHPHEDQQIRTTLVSGQHPIAAVLSCVDSRVPPELVFDQGLGDLLTTRTAGQVLDEAVLGSAVYGPVELGIRLLVVLGHSRCGAVTAAVESDESGVPLPGHLAYLGEQIRPAIDHSLHGDARVDAAITTNVRLIVNALRADADLAGLVNRGELVVVGARYELDTGRVHQVA; this comes from the coding sequence ATGTCCGTCGACAACGACAGAAGAACTCTCATACGCACGGCGCTCGCCGGGACGGCGGCGCTCGGCGCCGGGGCGTTGTCCCTGGCCGGCGCCACGACGGCGAGCGCCGGCGAGACCGCCGCCACCCGAGCCACCGACCCGCACAGCGTCTGGCACGCCCTGCTGGAAGGCAACCGCCGCTGGCGCACCTACCACCAGCTCCACCCCCACGAGGACCAGCAGATCCGCACCACCCTGGTGTCCGGCCAGCACCCCATCGCCGCCGTGCTGAGCTGTGTGGACTCCCGGGTCCCGCCGGAGCTCGTCTTCGACCAGGGCCTGGGCGACCTGCTCACCACCCGCACGGCGGGCCAGGTGCTCGACGAGGCGGTGCTCGGCAGCGCCGTCTACGGCCCCGTCGAGCTGGGCATCCGGCTGCTCGTCGTGCTCGGCCACTCCCGGTGCGGCGCGGTCACCGCGGCCGTCGAGTCCGACGAGTCCGGGGTGCCGCTGCCCGGCCACCTCGCCTACCTGGGCGAGCAGATCCGGCCGGCGATCGACCACAGCCTGCACGGCGACGCGCGGGTCGACGCCGCCATCACCACCAACGTGCGACTCATCGTGAACGCCCTGCGCGCCGACGCCGACCTCGCGGGCCTGGTGAACCGCGGCGAACTGGTCGTCGTGGGCGCCCGGTACGAGCTGGACACCGGCCGGGTGCACCAGGTCGCCTGA